The following coding sequences are from one Candidatus Binataceae bacterium window:
- a CDS encoding DUF1329 domain-containing protein, which yields MTAVRRLLVGIVVLVLCPLALRNASAADNSTIPPGTKITMQNWQQYKAFMPDGMIALFEGQYAWKMPSDVEIDIGPTNIHPLPKPFWDAVEKYSSQTRLVKLPNGAYNIENYVSGVPFPHPSGPEKGTEISADVTFRPGGLLYVGFPDSGTPSSFCTMDRFNNKACSRVDYNYRQLAYNWFPGVPHTDPHAAGAWYGEWLMVEVPEESKYTADLTLYWQDATRMPDDFVFIPALRRSLRLSTSARCAPLFGSDMTHDDQRVGWNGGVSVFTGKFLRDQNIIALIDLTTGVGKFPENYDMPLGWARPSWGKWEVVPVWVTDVRRIPSMAAGYCYGKRIMYTVQAYYANVHEDLYDSNMKLWKVVNIGLRPRPDKLHPEWGPQYFGGGILEQYWDMQNQHVSHVFTADAEGHDLWADRYLPQYDNISKYQTPGGLMQLMR from the coding sequence ATGACTGCGGTTCGTCGATTGTTGGTGGGTATTGTGGTGCTGGTCCTATGTCCCTTGGCGCTACGCAATGCTAGCGCCGCCGACAACAGCACTATCCCACCGGGTACCAAGATCACCATGCAGAACTGGCAGCAGTACAAGGCCTTCATGCCTGACGGCATGATCGCCCTGTTCGAGGGCCAGTACGCGTGGAAGATGCCGTCCGACGTCGAGATCGACATCGGCCCGACCAATATCCATCCGCTGCCCAAGCCGTTCTGGGACGCGGTGGAGAAGTACTCCTCGCAGACCCGCTTGGTGAAGCTGCCCAACGGCGCCTACAACATCGAAAACTACGTCTCCGGCGTGCCGTTTCCCCATCCCTCGGGACCAGAGAAGGGCACCGAGATCTCGGCCGACGTGACCTTCCGCCCAGGCGGCCTGCTCTACGTCGGCTTTCCCGATTCAGGTACTCCGTCGTCGTTTTGCACGATGGATCGCTTCAACAACAAGGCGTGCTCGCGGGTTGACTACAACTATCGCCAGCTCGCCTACAACTGGTTCCCCGGCGTTCCGCATACCGACCCCCATGCGGCCGGCGCATGGTATGGCGAGTGGCTGATGGTCGAAGTGCCCGAGGAGTCCAAATACACCGCCGACCTCACCCTGTACTGGCAGGACGCCACGCGGATGCCCGACGATTTCGTCTTCATCCCGGCGCTGCGCCGCTCGCTGCGGCTTTCGACCTCGGCGCGCTGCGCGCCGCTGTTCGGCAGCGACATGACGCATGACGACCAGCGGGTGGGATGGAACGGCGGGGTGTCGGTATTTACCGGCAAGTTCCTGCGTGACCAGAACATCATCGCGCTGATCGACCTGACCACTGGGGTGGGCAAGTTCCCCGAGAACTACGACATGCCGCTGGGATGGGCGCGGCCGTCGTGGGGTAAGTGGGAAGTGGTGCCGGTGTGGGTGACCGACGTGCGGCGGATCCCATCGATGGCGGCGGGCTACTGCTACGGCAAGCGCATCATGTACACCGTGCAGGCCTACTATGCCAACGTGCACGAGGACCTCTACGACTCGAACATGAAGCTGTGGAAGGTGGTCAATATCGGGTTGCGCCCGCGCCCCGACAAACTCCATCCGGAGTGGGGGCCGCAGTACTTCGGTGGCGGCATCCTCGAACAGTACTGGGACATGCAGAACCAGCACGTCAGCCACGTATTCACGGCCGACGCCGAGGGGCATGACCTGTGGGCGGATCGCTATCTGCCGCAATACGACAACATCTCGAAGTACCAGACCCCGGGCGGCCTGATGCAGCTGATGCGTTAG
- a CDS encoding MAPEG family protein translates to MEIAVVCIGLLGLLLFALGLHVSMTRNRLGRVGTSSNDPADPLFKAIRAHGNTAEYAPMLAVLMLYLGAHSPAAWVAWVMIIVTVCRYLSAIGIVVCPTLDRPYPLRFVGAVGTYLGGIILSIAALATI, encoded by the coding sequence ATGGAAATCGCCGTCGTATGCATCGGGCTGCTCGGCCTGTTGCTGTTTGCGCTGGGACTGCACGTTTCAATGACGCGCAACCGCCTCGGGAGGGTCGGGACGTCGTCCAACGACCCGGCCGACCCGCTCTTCAAGGCGATTCGCGCGCACGGCAATACGGCCGAGTATGCGCCGATGCTGGCGGTCCTGATGCTCTACCTTGGCGCGCATTCGCCGGCGGCGTGGGTAGCGTGGGTCATGATTATCGTGACCGTCTGCCGCTATCTAAGCGCGATCGGGATAGTCGTCTGTCCCACTCTGGACCGGCCTTATCCGCTGCGCTTCGTAGGCGCCGTCGGCACTTACCTCGGCGGAATCATCCTTTCGATCGCCGCGCTCGCGACTATCTGA
- the pgsA gene encoding CDP-diacylglycerol--glycerol-3-phosphate 3-phosphatidyltransferase, with amino-acid sequence MALSTPNLLTLMRIALTPVLVVLLLLPGPGPSAAAAAVFFVATLSDFFDGYIARSYGSGTTLGKFLDPLADKLVVTAALIMLVAMPRAPRVPAWIVVVLVLREIAVTGLRAMAAAEGEVMAAEELGKYKMVLQSIAVQGLLIHYTYFHIDFFAAGMFVLWIAMVVSVWSGIDYYRKASALLGARLRPPASRRAAV; translated from the coding sequence ATGGCGCTGAGCACACCAAATCTGCTGACCCTGATGCGCATCGCGCTGACGCCGGTGCTGGTCGTCCTGCTGCTGCTTCCAGGGCCCGGGCCGTCGGCGGCCGCGGCCGCGGTCTTCTTCGTCGCCACGCTCAGCGACTTCTTCGACGGCTATATCGCGCGCAGCTACGGCTCGGGTACCACGCTCGGCAAGTTCCTGGACCCGCTCGCCGACAAGCTGGTGGTGACGGCGGCGTTGATCATGCTGGTGGCGATGCCGCGCGCGCCGCGCGTGCCGGCCTGGATAGTGGTGGTGCTGGTGCTGCGCGAGATCGCGGTTACCGGGTTGCGCGCGATGGCGGCGGCGGAGGGCGAGGTGATGGCGGCCGAGGAGCTGGGCAAGTACAAGATGGTGCTTCAGTCGATCGCTGTCCAGGGGCTGCTCATCCACTACACCTACTTCCACATCGACTTCTTCGCGGCCGGGATGTTCGTGCTGTGGATCGCGATGGTGGTCAGCGTGTGGTCGGGGATCGATTATTACCGCAAGGCGAGCGCGCTGCTGGGCGCGCGGCTGCGGCCGCCGGCCTCGCGGCGGGCGGCGGTTTGA
- the tyrS gene encoding tyrosine--tRNA ligase: MDASEAKEQARELARNAAEVISMAELAAKLAEGRPLRVKLGMDPTAPDLHLGHSVALKKLRDFQRRGHTVIFLVGDFTAMIGDPTGRSETRKPLSREQIVANAETYQRQVSKILDPALTEVRFNSEWMDKLGVRDLIGIAAKLSVARMLERDDFEKRLAEQQPLFLHELLYPLVQGYDSVALRADVELGGTDQKFNMLVARELQRAFGQPPQVVITMPLLEGLDGVRKMSKSYGNAVGLTDAPREMFGKLMSIPDRMMPRYYELLTDATPAEIAALSAGAVHPMEAKKRLAATIVTEYHGAPAAAEARAYFESKFQRREVPGDIPVFRVGGELWICELIKQLRFAASTSEARRLVGQGAVRVDRQTVTDPNFRFVPGQHRVLEVGKRRVARIEP, translated from the coding sequence TTGGACGCGAGCGAGGCAAAGGAGCAGGCGCGGGAACTGGCGCGCAATGCGGCCGAGGTGATCTCCATGGCCGAGCTTGCGGCGAAGCTTGCCGAGGGGCGGCCGCTGCGGGTCAAGCTCGGGATGGACCCGACGGCGCCCGACCTCCATCTGGGGCACTCGGTGGCGCTCAAGAAGTTGCGCGACTTCCAGCGCCGCGGCCACACCGTGATCTTCCTGGTCGGCGATTTCACCGCGATGATCGGCGATCCCACCGGCCGCTCCGAGACGCGCAAGCCGCTCAGCCGCGAGCAGATCGTCGCCAACGCCGAAACCTACCAGCGCCAGGTTTCAAAAATTCTCGACCCGGCGCTGACCGAGGTCCGCTTCAACAGCGAATGGATGGACAAGCTGGGCGTGCGCGATCTTATCGGGATCGCGGCCAAGCTCAGCGTGGCGCGGATGCTCGAGCGCGACGACTTCGAAAAGCGCCTCGCCGAGCAGCAGCCGCTCTTCCTGCACGAGCTGCTATACCCGTTGGTCCAGGGCTACGACTCGGTCGCGCTGCGCGCCGACGTCGAGCTCGGCGGCACCGACCAGAAGTTCAACATGCTGGTCGCGCGCGAGTTGCAGCGCGCTTTCGGCCAGCCGCCGCAGGTCGTGATCACGATGCCGCTGCTTGAAGGGCTCGACGGCGTGCGCAAGATGTCGAAGTCGTACGGCAACGCGGTCGGCCTGACCGATGCGCCGCGCGAGATGTTCGGCAAGCTGATGTCGATCCCGGACCGGATGATGCCGCGCTATTACGAACTGCTGACCGACGCCACGCCGGCCGAGATCGCCGCGCTCTCCGCCGGCGCGGTGCATCCGATGGAGGCCAAGAAGCGCTTGGCCGCGACGATCGTCACCGAGTACCACGGCGCCCCCGCCGCCGCCGAAGCACGCGCCTACTTCGAGTCCAAGTTCCAGCGGCGCGAAGTTCCAGGGGACATCCCGGTCTTCCGCGTCGGCGGCGAGCTGTGGATCTGCGAACTGATTAAACAACTGCGCTTTGCGGCTTCGACCAGCGAAGCGCGCCGGCTGGTGGGGCAGGGCGCCGTACGCGTCGATCGCCAGACGGTGACCGACCCGAACTTTCGTTTCGTTCCCGGACAGCATCGAGTGCTCGAAGTCGGCAAGCGCCGCGTCGCCCGCATCGAGCCGTAG
- a CDS encoding DUF1326 domain-containing protein, producing MKKIEWLMKGRYLKNCNCIASCTCDTVGIPSPQKGCEGVAGMRIDRGHFGAVPLEGLSWVTVARWPGGVHEGHGEAQAFIDERATGEQRTALLTILSGQAGNAWFEFLASTFSTVHPPQFVPIEFEFDKSARKARVVIPGAVETVSTPLILPNTGQEHRVTVHLPDGREYFEMEVAQAAVLRGSGAIRFEHRNTHSSLAEVTYSHDR from the coding sequence ATGAAAAAGATCGAATGGCTGATGAAGGGGCGCTATCTCAAGAACTGCAATTGCATCGCGAGCTGCACCTGCGACACCGTCGGCATCCCTTCTCCGCAGAAAGGATGCGAGGGCGTTGCGGGAATGCGGATCGACCGCGGCCATTTCGGTGCCGTGCCGCTCGAAGGCCTAAGCTGGGTTACGGTCGCGCGCTGGCCCGGTGGAGTCCACGAGGGCCACGGCGAAGCCCAGGCCTTTATCGACGAGCGCGCCACCGGCGAGCAGCGCACGGCCTTGCTCACGATCCTCAGCGGGCAGGCGGGCAACGCCTGGTTCGAGTTTCTCGCCTCCACGTTTTCGACCGTGCATCCTCCGCAATTCGTGCCGATCGAATTCGAATTTGACAAAAGCGCGCGCAAAGCGCGCGTCGTGATCCCTGGCGCGGTTGAGACCGTCTCGACCCCGCTGATCCTGCCCAACACCGGACAGGAGCATCGCGTCACCGTCCATTTGCCCGACGGGCGCGAATATTTCGAGATGGAAGTGGCGCAGGCGGCGGTTCTGAGGGGCAGCGGCGCGATCCGCTTCGAGCATCGCAACACCCACAGCAGCCTGGCCGAGGTCACGTACTCGCACGACCGATGA
- the nadB gene encoding L-aspartate oxidase: MSTPAPSTFETDFLVIGGGIAGLIFAVKAAESGAAVTVLTKAASAEANTAYAQGGIASVWSVDDSFESHVEDTLRAGAGLCNRRAVEAIVRDGPEAVRELIALGTRFTRIEDGREDEYDLGREGGHTHRRVLHAQDLTGREIMRALSEAAAARSNIRVLENKLAVNLLIEPGAFNGAAGRCWGAYVLDRATQAVDKFVARATLLATGGAGKVYLYTTNPDIASGDGVAMAYRAGAPVANMEFIQFHPTCLYHPAAKSFLISEALRGEGAILRLPDGAPFMQSYHPDAELAPRDVVARAIDTEMKRRGLDCVYLDISHRPADFVRSRFPNIFKRCLGFGFDLTQEPIPVVPAAHYMCGGVITDLDARTAIAGLYAAGEVAMTGLHGANRLASNSLLEAAVMGRRAAAAAREERAAGGERRAPDFPHWDPGRAIRSEERVLITQSWDEIRRLMWNYVGIVRSDRRLGRALRRLKLIRDEVHSYYWEHLVDSDLVELRNLVEVAELVVRSAMARRESRGLHYTIDYPERDDAHWLHDTVIARER, encoded by the coding sequence ATGAGCACGCCCGCACCCTCGACGTTTGAGACCGACTTCCTGGTGATTGGCGGCGGTATCGCCGGCCTTATCTTTGCGGTCAAGGCCGCGGAGTCGGGCGCCGCGGTGACCGTGCTGACCAAGGCCGCCAGCGCCGAGGCCAACACCGCCTATGCGCAGGGCGGGATCGCCAGCGTATGGAGCGTGGACGACTCCTTCGAGTCGCACGTGGAGGACACGCTGCGCGCGGGCGCCGGGCTGTGCAACCGGCGCGCGGTCGAAGCGATCGTGCGCGACGGTCCGGAGGCGGTGCGCGAGCTGATCGCACTCGGCACCCGCTTCACCCGTATCGAAGACGGCAGAGAGGACGAATACGACCTCGGACGCGAGGGCGGCCACACCCATCGCCGGGTGCTCCACGCCCAGGACCTCACCGGGCGCGAGATCATGCGCGCGCTGAGCGAGGCGGCGGCCGCGCGGAGCAATATCCGGGTGCTCGAAAACAAGCTTGCGGTGAACCTGCTGATCGAGCCGGGCGCATTCAATGGCGCCGCCGGGCGGTGCTGGGGCGCGTACGTGCTCGACCGCGCTACCCAGGCGGTGGACAAGTTCGTCGCGCGCGCAACTCTGCTCGCCACCGGCGGCGCGGGCAAGGTCTATCTCTACACGACCAACCCCGACATCGCCTCGGGCGACGGAGTCGCGATGGCGTACCGGGCGGGGGCGCCGGTCGCCAACATGGAATTTATCCAGTTCCATCCGACCTGCCTCTACCATCCCGCCGCCAAGTCATTCCTGATCTCGGAGGCGCTGCGCGGCGAGGGAGCGATCCTGCGGCTGCCCGACGGCGCGCCGTTCATGCAGAGCTACCATCCGGACGCCGAGCTGGCGCCGCGCGACGTGGTCGCCCGCGCGATCGACACCGAGATGAAGCGGCGGGGGCTGGATTGCGTGTACCTCGACATCAGCCATCGGCCGGCCGACTTCGTGCGCTCGCGCTTTCCGAACATCTTCAAGCGATGCTTGGGCTTTGGTTTCGACCTCACGCAGGAGCCAATTCCGGTGGTGCCTGCGGCGCATTACATGTGCGGCGGCGTAATCACCGACCTCGACGCGCGCACGGCGATCGCCGGCCTGTACGCGGCGGGCGAGGTCGCGATGACGGGGCTTCACGGGGCCAACCGGCTCGCCTCGAACTCGCTGCTGGAGGCGGCGGTGATGGGACGGCGCGCGGCGGCCGCCGCGCGCGAGGAGCGGGCGGCGGGCGGCGAGCGGCGGGCGCCGGACTTTCCGCACTGGGATCCGGGGCGCGCGATCCGCAGCGAAGAGCGCGTGCTGATCACGCAGAGTTGGGACGAGATTCGCCGCCTGATGTGGAACTACGTCGGGATCGTGCGCAGTGACCGTCGGCTGGGGCGCGCGCTGCGCCGCCTGAAGCTAATCCGCGACGAGGTCCATAGCTACTACTGGGAGCATCTGGTCGATTCCGACCTGGTCGAGCTGCGCAACCTGGTCGAGGTCGCCGAACTGGTGGTGCGCTCGGCGATGGCGCGGCGCGAGTCGCGCGGGTTGCATTACACGATCGATTATCCAGAACGCGACGACGCGCACTGGCTGCACGACACGGTGATCGCGCGCGAGCGGTAG
- a CDS encoding LLM class flavin-dependent oxidoreductase gives MRFGLLLLPTIPATLEERERLRPIAARNEYWQKMLSEIVEFARMAEDLGIEMVAFPEHHLHTEGLEIGSVPQLHLYVAMHTKHLRVGPIGYVLPGWNPLRLAVEIGWLDQFTKGRTFVGFARGYQHRWLNQMGQKLHVSATTSDQSDIDRTNRKVFEEVFQILKLAWADEPFSFKGEYYEYPYPYETGTPWPPWEWTAQYGAPGEVEGGKVRKIYVVPKPYQRPHPPLFQAFSISDETIVWCAQQNIIPMTLVTHPQAMARVARLFQDQSAKAGRKLELGRRVGVLRQFYFGENREATYRMAELGSAGIGFGRFWGHFGFFEAFRLPGDEEKWPRGKALIPPSEWTVDRMERAHYLFMGSISDVRRKMDELVEAANPEYFCWNFDQGFLPTDVMKEQLRTFGEKILPHYV, from the coding sequence ATGAGGTTCGGACTCCTGCTGTTGCCCACGATTCCCGCCACCCTCGAGGAGCGCGAACGGCTGCGCCCAATCGCCGCGCGCAACGAGTACTGGCAGAAGATGCTCAGCGAGATCGTCGAGTTCGCTCGGATGGCGGAGGATCTCGGGATCGAGATGGTCGCTTTCCCCGAGCATCACCTGCACACCGAGGGGCTCGAAATCGGCAGCGTGCCGCAGCTCCATCTGTACGTCGCGATGCACACCAAGCATCTGCGGGTCGGGCCGATCGGCTACGTGCTGCCCGGATGGAATCCGCTGAGGTTGGCGGTCGAGATCGGATGGCTCGACCAGTTCACCAAGGGGCGCACCTTCGTCGGCTTCGCCCGCGGCTACCAGCATCGCTGGCTCAACCAGATGGGACAGAAGCTGCACGTCTCGGCCACCACCTCGGATCAGTCTGATATCGATAGGACCAACCGCAAGGTCTTCGAGGAGGTCTTCCAGATCCTCAAGCTGGCGTGGGCCGACGAGCCATTCAGCTTCAAGGGCGAGTACTACGAGTATCCGTATCCCTATGAAACCGGCACGCCGTGGCCGCCGTGGGAGTGGACCGCGCAGTATGGCGCGCCGGGCGAGGTCGAGGGCGGCAAAGTCAGGAAGATCTACGTTGTGCCCAAGCCCTACCAGCGGCCGCATCCGCCGCTTTTCCAGGCCTTCTCGATCAGCGACGAGACCATCGTCTGGTGCGCCCAACAGAATATCATTCCGATGACTCTGGTGACCCATCCGCAGGCGATGGCGCGCGTGGCTCGGCTGTTTCAGGACCAGTCGGCCAAGGCCGGGCGCAAGCTCGAACTCGGCCGGCGCGTTGGCGTGCTGCGCCAGTTCTATTTCGGCGAAAACAGGGAGGCTACCTACCGGATGGCCGAGCTGGGCTCGGCCGGCATCGGCTTTGGCCGCTTCTGGGGCCACTTCGGTTTCTTCGAGGCCTTCCGCTTGCCGGGCGACGAGGAGAAGTGGCCGCGCGGCAAGGCGCTCATCCCGCCCAGCGAGTGGACCGTCGATCGGATGGAGCGGGCGCACTACCTGTTCATGGGTTCGATCTCCGACGTGCGGCGCAAGATGGACGAGCTGGTCGAGGCGGCGAATCCGGAGTACTTCTGCTGGAACTTCGACCAGGGCTTTCTGCCGACGGACGTAATGAAGGAACAGCTGCGCACCTTCGGCGAGAAGATCCTGCCGCACTACGTCTGA
- a CDS encoding amidohydrolase family protein, translated as MSVRDLAGNQYRVIDADGHAWEMPLKLWDKYLPPALRERLFQSGVDPNGHWRMLFDGRLTMAHETGPVPDDIIARDRLLDRLANPRPLPTGARASFARVPPGHPESPEGRLADMDVEGIDLAVLYPSLGLVWLSTDKLDLAIACARAQNDLLADYARECGGRVRPAISLPLVAPTRESVDAALHELEHAVNHLGMRSVFMLPNVRRANLDEPFLYPLYEEIQRLGLPIGIHWGSATGLPGSEERFKPEQFVLGHTIGFPHEAMVALGSLVCGGVLEKFPRLRWAILESGVGWVYYFMERLDEHYERLPQLLPAMRRWPHEYMKSGLVYYSCDPDEGSLPFILEMMGEDLVFYASDYPHWDGRFPESVAPIRDHPKLTPAQKRKVLGDNAARFYGI; from the coding sequence ATGAGCGTGCGCGACTTGGCAGGCAATCAATATCGCGTCATCGATGCCGACGGCCATGCGTGGGAGATGCCGCTTAAGCTGTGGGACAAGTATCTGCCGCCAGCGCTGCGCGAGCGGCTGTTTCAAAGCGGCGTCGACCCGAACGGCCATTGGCGAATGCTCTTCGACGGGCGGCTGACGATGGCGCACGAGACCGGCCCGGTGCCCGACGATATCATTGCGCGCGACCGCCTCCTCGACCGCCTCGCCAATCCGCGTCCACTGCCCACCGGTGCGCGCGCCTCGTTCGCGCGCGTTCCGCCCGGGCATCCCGAGAGTCCCGAAGGGCGCCTGGCCGACATGGACGTCGAGGGCATCGATCTCGCCGTCCTCTATCCCAGCCTCGGCCTGGTATGGCTTTCAACCGACAAGCTCGATCTGGCGATCGCATGCGCACGGGCGCAGAACGATCTGCTTGCCGACTACGCCCGGGAGTGCGGCGGGCGCGTGCGGCCGGCGATAAGCCTGCCGCTGGTAGCGCCGACGCGCGAGTCTGTTGACGCTGCATTGCACGAGCTTGAGCATGCGGTGAACCACCTCGGGATGCGCTCGGTGTTCATGCTGCCGAACGTGCGGCGGGCCAACCTTGACGAGCCGTTTCTTTATCCACTGTACGAGGAAATCCAGCGCCTCGGTCTGCCGATCGGAATTCATTGGGGATCGGCGACGGGATTGCCGGGTAGCGAGGAGCGCTTTAAGCCCGAGCAGTTTGTGCTGGGCCACACGATCGGCTTTCCACACGAGGCGATGGTTGCGCTGGGCTCGCTCGTATGCGGCGGCGTGCTCGAGAAGTTCCCGCGGCTTCGCTGGGCGATCCTGGAGTCGGGCGTCGGATGGGTTTACTACTTCATGGAGCGGCTCGACGAGCACTACGAGCGCCTGCCGCAACTGCTGCCCGCGATGAGGCGCTGGCCGCACGAATACATGAAGAGCGGGCTGGTTTACTACTCATGCGATCCCGACGAGGGCTCGCTGCCTTTCATCCTCGAGATGATGGGCGAGGACCTTGTGTTCTACGCGAGCGATTATCCGCACTGGGA
- a CDS encoding DUF1329 domain-containing protein, producing the protein MIAVLASLFVCIATAMFARPALGQSAGAPDAAPVAAGAPAASAESAALKQAEEQQRAAQEASAAAAEATLAPGTKITMANWQQYKQFMPDGMIALFQGTYFWKMPQDVEMDVGPTQVFPAPRGYLEATEKYGSQTQVVVLPNGHYNIKNYVAGEPFPNPTEPYKGWKILADDWFGPIPRIAVGSPETGLASLCAQDRYGNSACMKTSYVYRQLAYITDPGHPRIEANANGAWYTEWSMVEEPEQSKYTAVLQIFYQDLQRLEDDYVFVPALRRSMRLASTARCSPLFGTDYTHDDARAGFNGSVSIFQSKWLRDQKILAINDLTTADGIYPGNYDMPLGWARPSWGHWSLRDTYVIDVRRIPAEAGGYCYGKRVMWVDKYVLHEMWTDLYDSNMKLWKLMMVAGAPKRIQGQMSSVVGTLYVGMWDMQNDHATIAFTADGQGRDIVVDDAVPSQYENITKYCTPAGLMQIMR; encoded by the coding sequence ATGATCGCAGTGCTTGCGTCGCTGTTCGTATGCATCGCGACCGCGATGTTCGCGCGGCCCGCGCTCGGCCAAAGCGCCGGCGCTCCGGACGCGGCACCGGTCGCTGCCGGGGCGCCCGCGGCGTCTGCCGAGTCGGCGGCGCTCAAGCAGGCCGAGGAGCAGCAGCGCGCCGCGCAGGAGGCCTCGGCAGCGGCCGCCGAAGCCACGCTCGCGCCGGGGACGAAGATCACGATGGCCAACTGGCAGCAGTACAAGCAGTTCATGCCCGACGGCATGATCGCGCTGTTCCAGGGCACCTACTTCTGGAAAATGCCGCAGGACGTCGAGATGGACGTTGGCCCGACCCAGGTTTTTCCCGCCCCGCGTGGCTATCTCGAAGCGACTGAGAAGTACGGCAGCCAGACCCAGGTTGTGGTCCTGCCTAACGGCCATTACAACATCAAGAATTACGTCGCCGGCGAACCGTTCCCCAATCCAACCGAGCCCTACAAGGGATGGAAGATCCTGGCCGACGACTGGTTCGGCCCGATCCCGCGCATCGCGGTCGGTTCGCCCGAAACCGGGCTGGCGAGCCTGTGCGCGCAGGACCGCTACGGCAACTCGGCCTGCATGAAGACCTCCTACGTCTATCGCCAGCTCGCCTACATCACCGATCCCGGCCATCCGCGCATCGAGGCGAATGCCAACGGCGCCTGGTACACCGAGTGGTCAATGGTCGAGGAGCCCGAGCAATCCAAGTACACCGCCGTGCTCCAGATCTTCTACCAGGACCTCCAGCGCCTGGAGGACGACTATGTGTTCGTGCCGGCGCTGCGGCGCTCGATGCGGCTGGCGTCAACCGCACGCTGCTCGCCGCTGTTCGGCACCGATTACACGCACGACGACGCACGCGCCGGCTTCAACGGCAGCGTCTCGATCTTCCAGTCCAAATGGCTGCGCGACCAGAAGATCCTCGCGATCAACGATCTCACCACCGCCGACGGCATCTATCCCGGTAACTACGACATGCCGTTGGGATGGGCGCGGCCGTCATGGGGGCACTGGAGCCTGCGTGACACCTACGTCATCGACGTCCGCCGCATCCCCGCCGAGGCCGGCGGCTACTGCTACGGCAAGCGTGTCATGTGGGTTGACAAGTATGTGCTCCACGAGATGTGGACCGACCTCTACGACTCGAACATGAAGCTGTGGAAACTGATGATGGTGGCCGGGGCGCCCAAGCGCATCCAGGGCCAGATGTCGTCGGTGGTCGGCACCTTGTACGTCGGGATGTGGGACATGCAGAACGACCACGCCACCATCGCCTTCACCGCCGATGGCCAGGGCCGCGACATCGTGGTCGATGACGCCGTACCCTCGCAGTACGAGAACATCACCAAGTACTGTACGCCCGCCGGCCTGATGCAGATCATGCGCTGA